The sequence below is a genomic window from Oncorhynchus nerka isolate Pitt River linkage group LG7, Oner_Uvic_2.0, whole genome shotgun sequence.
CCTATTTTTATATGAATGTCTTATTTATACTATTTCTTCTGGCATAATTCAATTTCAagctcttccctctttatccctcTGTAAAATCCTTGTGGGAAAATGTGTGATCTTGTTTTCGCCACTGGTGTCACTTCACTGCCATTGTTGTCTACTGTATGTGATTGGAACCCTGAGTTTATCCCTGTGAGTATATGGCTGTGTTCAAACTGCTCTGTTTACTGCATTTCATGACTGGTATGGTTGGAATACAGGAACAGGATATGACTAACAAACCATGACTCTGAGGGTTTCATTTCACTACCAACCCTACCTTGCATGATAAAACAGGCAGCTGAAATTGGTTCTGATTTGCAGCCTGAATCTAGCCCGGTCCCTAAAACACACTGTTATTACATATTAATTACATGTTAACTACACATTCATTAACTATGGGGTTTATTACTTGGACTTTAAGTTGATTGTATTGTATGACAGTTTAATGCTGCCATTAGGCTACAACACGCCACATTGGGCAAGCTATTATCTACTAAAGACAATGAAGTTAAAAGAACATAGATTTCATATGGTGATCATGGGTAGGCCTACATGCCTTGAGTTAAATCAATCACTGAAATGGTTCACTTTATGATTGCAATCCGTGAAGTAAGTAGcggaaaagaaagaaagacattCTTGGATAGGGGGCAAAGTTATTCAGGCTTAATTGAGGGCCCATCTTGGCCCTGCAGACTGGGAAGGAAGTGGATGAATGTAGCGGAGGAGAAAAGCGTTTGTGCACTAATGGTAGGGTGTTGGTGTAATTGATGAGGCTGGTCGGGCTGGCTGTCATGGCGGTGATGACTTGCTCGGGCAGGGAGGAGTTGGAGCTGTCTGTTGATAGATGACTAGCACATCTGCTTCATTCACTCTTAAAGCCGCTAGTTGCTACAGCAACTCCCTCTGCGCCCCAGAAAATGTGAGGCAGTCTCCAGGAGATGCCGGCCGACACGTCAAGGAAATGTTAACGATGCTCAAGCCCACAATCGCCCGCTTCCACTCCCCATATATAACTAGAACACGGAGAGAAAGGTGTTAACGCAAAAGTTGGTCCCAATGAATTTGTCACCTAGCTCAATATTTCACCAATGTTGAGTATACCACTTACATTCCTATGGTGAGGGCCCTACTTTCTCTCCCAAATAAAATCTTCTGATGTAATATTCTGTATCATGGCCGCATTCGTAAAGCATATCAGAGTAGGActtctgatttaggatcagttttgtaTTTTAGATAATAATGAATTGATagtgggacctgatcctagatcagcactacaGGCCTAAGGATATAAGGGTCCGGCTAACTAAAAGTACCTGTACTAAAAGGACCCTGGAATATATTGCTTTTGATGACCCCTGAAGAGGAACATGTGAGTGAAGGAGGGTAGTAACTGTGACATCTTTTTGATTGACAGAAAACCTCCCAGCGTTCATAATAATGCTTCAACAGAGTCCCGCATAAGAAAGGCAGCTGCCTAAACACTCTGGTTAAAGTTAAACCAGGGTTTGTGTTGAAGACCTCCCTCTCTTTACATATCTGAGGATCTAATATGGGTAATCTATTTAGACCTATTCACACTCACTTAGTCATGTCTTCAGCTAACCTTTAAATGACTGTGGAGAATCTCAGGCTTGGCTAGACTGTGAATGATGTGTCCTTATGTTAGAGCTGACTAAATGAGGTGCTGTTAAAGTCATATCGTCACCTATCCACTAGTCAGATCCAGTGACCCAAAGAAACCCTAcacatgtatgtgtctgtgtgtatgtgtgatccACCTGCAGCGTGACCCCAGTCagatctacaccacaacagaagaCACAGTCACcccccccgacacacacacaccgtttcaTCAACCCAAATACCATGTTCTTTGATATCACAGCATACAGTAAGCCAGAAACCCTACATCAAGTTATAAGATCACAGCATTACTAATTATACGCTAAGCTGTGTTTCTCCATAAACACGAATATGTCACTGCCAAAACATTCAGGTGTAATATCCATGTCACTCTGTAGTGGAGGGTTTGGACCCATTTGATGAATGtttacaaacacacaaacacaagcatacagacacacacacacacacacacacacacacacacacacacacacacacacacacacacacacacacacacacacacacttatgccaGGGGTAGTACCTGTGTTACCTGGAGATTGGCTGGAGAGTATCACCATCCAAGGGAGGAGATAGAAGCAGCTAGAGCGGAACGGCGACGATACGAGGAATTAGAGGAACGGCAACTATACAAGAGGTCAAGGCTGGCAAGGAAGACCGGGAAGCCCACACGGGGCACACGGGGAGGTTGGCGTAGCTAACTCCCCTTGCTCACGGCAAGGAGagtggtactggtcaggcaccgtgttatgtggTAAAGCGCACAGTGTCTCCAATGCGCGTAaacagcccggtgcgctacattccAGATCCCCGCATTggacgggctagagtgggcatccagccaggatggatggtgccggctcagcccgcctggcctccagtgcgtctcttCGGCCCAGGACATCCTGTgccggctctgcgcactgtgtctccgcaccaggcttccagtgcatctccccagtccggtgagacctgttccgattccacgtaccaggcctccagtatgtctcctcagcctggtaagccctgtgacagctccacgcaccaggcttccagtacgtctcctcagtcTGGTGAGACAGTTCCGGCTCTACGtaggaagcctccagtgatgatccatggcacgaagcctccagtgttgatccatggcacgaagcctccagtgatgatccatggtacgaagcctccagtgatgatccatggcacggagccaccagtgatgatccatggcacgaagcctccagtgatgatccatggcacggaacctccagtgatgatccatggcccggagcctgcagtgatgatccatggcacggagcCTGCAGTGAGGATCTATGgcacggagcctccagcgacggtctccagtccggagcctccagcgacggtccccagtccggagcctccagcgagggtccccaatccggggcctgcagcgagggtccccagtccggggcctgcagcgagTGTCCCCAATCCGGGGCCTGCggagagggtccccagtccggtgcCTGCGGAGAGGGCCCCCAGTCCGGGGTTGGCGACGAGGGTCCCTGCACCAGAGGCACCACCAAAATGGCGGGAGTCAGAGGTGGAGCGGGGGCTACGTCCCGAACCAGAGCCGCCGCCaagggtagatgcccacccggaccctcccctataggttcaggtttgcggccgggagtccgcacctttggggggactgtcacgccctgaccttagagagccgttttatttctctattcaggtcagggtgtgttgtggggtaggcattctatgttttgtatttctttgtgtttggccgagtgtggttcccaatcagaggcagctgtctatcgttgtctctgattgggaatcatccttaggtagccttttcccccacctatgttgtgggatcttgtttttgtacagCTCTTGTAGCCTACGGAATGGTACGTTCATTtggtttcactttgttattttgttgctgGTTCTCATTTAATAAATATGGTGACCACAaattacgctgcgccttggtctccttcaaACAATGCACGTTACAAAAGATCCCACCACAAAAAGACAAGAGGTCAAGGCTGGCAAGGAAGACTGGGAAGCCCACACGGGGCACACGGGGAGGTTGGCGTAGCTAACTCCCCTTGCTCACGGCAAGGAGagtggtactggtcaggcaccgtgttatgtggTAAAGCGCACGTTACACTTTTGATGAAAATACACATGTTGTAATGTGATCACGTGGAGTGTTTCAAAAACACATGTTttcaaattacatttacatttaagtcatttagcagacgctcttatccagagcgacttacaaattggtgcgttcaccttaagacatccagtggaacagccactttacaatagtgcatctaaatcttttaaggggggtgagaaggattactttatcctatcctaggtattcctgaaagaggtggggtttcaggtgtctccggaaggtggtgattgactccgctgtcctggcgtcgtgagggagtttgttccaccattggggggccagagcagcgaacagttttgactgggctgcgcgggaactgtacttcctcagtggtagggaggcgagcaggccagaggtggatgaacgcagtgcccttgtttgggtgtagggcctgatcagagcctggaggtactgaggtgccgttcccctcacagctccgtaggcaagcaccatggtcttgtagcggatgcgagcttcaactggaagccagtggagagagcggaggagcggggtgacgtgagagaactaaTTTCAATCATTTCAAATGATTGCACATGTGAAATGTAATGTGAAATCATGTGTTTTTTCTGTTACGGTCACTTGTACGGTTTATCACTGCATACTTGATGTATAAAAATACATCTATGGTAAAGGGAGGTGACACAACTTCACAGCATAAAAGTTTAAAGGAATTGGATATAAGCTTAATTCAAAACAAACCAGACTTTGTAAGAACAATAATTAGCTGGTTTCAAGCACTTCACTCATAGGACACCAGTAAAGACAGTAAtttgggagaggggaggagatagaacatttgcttcctctctctctctctctctctctctctctctctctctctctctctctcgctctctcactttgTCCATAAATCTTCTGACACAAGATTCTGTCAGTCATACTTTTGTTGTTCCTCTGGTTGGGACATGCACAAGCACCTGAGCTCTGCAGCAGTAAATTGCAGAGCACAAGGCTCTCTTTATGCGATCTCTCTGAGATATGGGCACATAGCTCATTGTGCAGTCTCTTAACAGTGTGTGCGTGGTGTTGGAGGCCCTGCGATCGAAGCGGGAGATAGCCGACAATATCCACTCCCAACAAGAGAGATCCTCCACTGTTTGTCTCAAAGCAACCCTCACAGGGTCTATCTGGCTTCCCATGCTCTATCTGATTTCAGATGTAAACACTTTTGGCATGATAGCCTCCTGGTATTGTCAGTGGCATTAACAAAATCAGTAAGAGCCCTTGACAGAGGTCGTATCAGCTCTCTATGGGACTTTCAAGGAGACATTCAAGTGGAGAATACTGGCCCGTTCTAACAGCCCCTGTGGTTGAGAATGCTCCTGAAATATGTAATCAGGACACAGTAATGCATCTGAGAAATGAGACCTTTGAGTGCACTGTTTAACGACTGCCTTTGATGATTGTGAATGAGCTGTGGAATATAATGCAGTATCTTCAAAAGATCAGAGCGGCCCCATATGATACTTTTCCTTTTTTTCTCTGCGAGTGGTTTGAAACAGGGTAGGTTATGGAGGACCCTCATGCCTGCCCCTCTCTGACAACGTCACCTGAGTCAAGCTTACAGTAATCCGCTGACGTCCTGGGCATCCTGACACGGGATGTTTTGAACAAAAACACTAAACTCAGAGACTCTTGGGAAATATCCCTGATCTTCCTCCAGCAacgtgccagccagccagcaagcCAAGCTGCCCTGAAAACAATAAAAACTGTAATCTCCTATCGTTGGATTTTTCCTCTTTGGTTGACAGTGCAACAGGTTCATAACTAACCTCAGAGTCGCGCAGGCTCACTTTTCGTCAGTAGTTGCCGACGGATTACAAAAGCCCTCTCCAAATAGGGTTCACCTCACCGGTTCAACACATAACCCTGTGATCTGGGAAGAAGAAAGGAACAGTATCAAGCTTCAAATTGAGACTAAGCCAAATCTTCTCCACGTTTTAATTACAGAGACTCATACTCTTACGACTACGTACATATTCATAAACATATCAAATGTCCTGTTTCTTTGATATTCAAGTGGTGATGACCTGCTTAAGGAATGACGAGGAAATATGCACAAATAAGTCATTGTGAAGTAAATATTCTGTGTGTACTTTACCGATGGTGTCATTGCTTCCAAACCCTGTCACTTGGCTGAGGGGTTCAGAGGGAGTTGCAAGGTATTCTCTCCTCCAGCATCTTGCTACCTGCCCGGACTTGCTCCGAAATGTATCATTGCAGGGAACCATGAAACAATTTGAGCTGATGCTACCAGTTTAAATAACTAAACCGTGTGGTCAGAGCTATTATATCATTAATCTTCTGATCCTCTACTCATCCTGTGCCAAGCGATGGATAACACCCTCACATTCACCCTAAATGATACTCTAAAGTATTTTGTTTGATACACAACACCTTCACATAGGTATCAAATGTGTGCTAACAATTCTTGAAAACCTAGAACACTTCAGGCAAGTTTCAACTTCatattttagcagacactcttatctagTGTGATTTACAGTAGTGAATACGTATCTTTTCATATGAGTCacctgtgggaattgaacccacaacccttgaGTTGCAAGCACCATGTGCTACAAACTGAGCTACATGGGATCCTCAAACAGCATAATAACAGGGGAATTTCAACTTGGTAGGTGTTTTCAGAGCCAAGCCTTATTTAGCTGTAACAACACAATCTGTTAGCAGAGAAAATGTGTTCTGCCCAAttaaaaagagattgaaaatcaCCCTAGAATTCAAATGATAAAAGAGTAGAAACATAACAGTAGATCTGTTAAGGGGAGAATCTTCCCTCCAGAGTAGTTCTACATTCCCGATTCCCTCCCTGTAAATAATCGGGCAAGTGTTTGCTGTAAACAGCTGAAAGTAGAGAAGAGCTCTGATGAGTGGTACCTCCGGTCATTCTCTCTAGAGACACTGGACTGGTTGTTAGGCTATTCAAAAAAatatccgtatccaccatgtaaCAGTGTACTGAATAAGGTCCAGTGTGGGAACGGCCCCTTGTGACAGTTCTAGATGGTTCTACAGTTCAGATGGAGGCCAAAGGTTGTTGTGTGGGGCAGAGTACCACAGCTGGATGCACTGCTCTGAGGTCAGCCTAAGTAATGGTAATAAGATAATAAATGGGACAAAAGatggagggtaaagagagagatgggggagaagaggATAATTGTATCATCCAGACACTAATCAGATGTTAGTTTGTCTCTCCAGAATGATTCCATTGATGTATTCtaagaaccatatgtttcttagagctagGTGAAGGCGTAGTTGtcttatggttattttgcatacaacttt
It includes:
- the LOC135572648 gene encoding uncharacterized protein LOC135572648, with protein sequence MRVNSPVRYIPDPRIGRARVGIQPGWMVPAQPAWPPVRLFGPGHPVPALRTVSPHQASSASPQSVMIHGPEPAVMIHGTEPAVRIYGTEPPATVSSPEPPATVPSPEPPARVPNPGPAARVPSPGPAASVPNPGPAERVPSPVPAERAPSPGLATRVPAPEAPPKWRESEVERGLRPEPEPPPRVDAHPDPPL